A stretch of the Coprobacillus cateniformis genome encodes the following:
- a CDS encoding ISL3 family transposase yields MSNTDYINVILEILQINVFSHLFVPAPFMDSSSCIKKIPDSNGVITLFIHLQSPVVPLVCPHCSSFNHHISKGLRSIELKHFSFGSIPVVLVVSYHLYICKDCSSYFSENIPFQFDNRKATVPNVQSALFEMKENYSMASISRMHGLGKNTIYRIFNENIHIPDRFYHLSSVISIDEFKATSDKGTYAFNIVDPITGKTLDIIEDRKASFLRNYFLRFPFHERKK; encoded by the coding sequence ATGTCCAATACTGATTATATCAATGTTATTCTTGAAATTCTACAAATTAATGTTTTTTCTCATCTTTTTGTCCCTGCACCTTTTATGGATTCTTCTTCCTGTATTAAAAAAATTCCTGATTCCAATGGTGTCATTACCTTATTCATTCATCTTCAGTCTCCTGTCGTTCCTCTTGTCTGTCCTCACTGTTCTTCCTTTAACCATCATATCTCTAAAGGTTTGAGATCTATCGAACTTAAACATTTCTCCTTTGGCTCTATCCCTGTCGTTCTTGTCGTTTCCTATCACCTTTATATCTGTAAAGACTGTTCTTCCTATTTCTCTGAAAATATTCCTTTCCAGTTCGACAACAGAAAAGCAACTGTCCCTAATGTTCAGTCTGCTCTTTTTGAAATGAAGGAAAATTATTCTATGGCTTCCATCTCCAGAATGCATGGTCTTGGTAAAAATACAATATATCGTATCTTTAATGAAAATATTCATATCCCTGACAGATTCTATCATCTCTCCTCTGTTATCTCCATTGATGAATTCAAGGCAACTTCCGATAAAGGAACTTATGCTTTCAATATCGTTGATCCTATCACTGGTAAAACTCTTGATATTATTGAAGATAGAAAGGCTTCTTTCCTTAGAAACTATTTCCTTAGATTTCCTTTCCATGAAAGAAAAAAGTAA
- a CDS encoding DUF6870 family protein — MNNKEIEKLAEKLERCRKISLDEVNQDEVDEITDIKIDKRKQSGERILDFLNKVKNPYIFKVNGKLVRIRFSDTNKTANDCLTNVLKNLYR, encoded by the coding sequence ATGAACAATAAAGAAATTGAAAAATTGGCAGAAAAGTTAGAAAGATGTAGAAAAATATCCTTAGATGAAGTTAATCAAGATGAAGTAGATGAAATAACTGATATAAAAATTGATAAAAGAAAACAAAGTGGAGAAAGAATACTTGATTTTTTAAATAAGGTAAAAAACCCTTATATTTTTAAAGTTAATGGAAAATTAGTAAGAATAAGATTTTCTGATACAAACAAAACCGCCAATGATTGCTTGACGAATGTACTTAAAAATCTATATAGATAG
- a CDS encoding ISL3 family transposase: protein MDYDTINLFGLQPTDVQNLSITRENDLIIISITLTQKIEVCPICGSLHSHVKDYKLRKISHSLFNMNKSVIYYRCRRFKCIDCGKTFVESNPFSSRKQRISNATILVVLKDCKRLNYTFSSIAEKNHISPSTVINIFDQYVDMKPAHLPRVLSIDEFYLGTFKNKFACIFIDWESAQIIDIYPSRKKYDLYSYMQYIDKKDFENVQYVSIDMNTTYRDFAYHHFKNIVVMVDSFHVVKNINDALKNLRIHIMYKYDKDSVEYYLLMMRKGDIEDNLPKFNKKIGYMINKPQILSLILDIDPLLKKAYLWKENYLDFNEDYTFDTASIRYDELYNELKQMRINEFKDVISFLENWKTEILNSFIYIDERRISNGPIESINGRIKVLMKTSLKYKNFERLRNRIMFCINKNSLPLMTNEKNSHKVEGKKRGKYKKNK, encoded by the coding sequence ATGGATTATGATACTATAAACTTATTTGGTTTACAACCTACTGATGTTCAAAATCTATCTATTACTAGAGAAAATGATTTGATCATTATTTCTATTACTCTTACTCAAAAAATTGAAGTCTGTCCTATATGCGGTAGTCTTCATTCTCATGTCAAAGATTATAAACTTAGAAAAATATCTCATTCTCTCTTTAATATGAATAAATCTGTCATTTATTACAGATGCAGAAGATTTAAATGTATTGATTGTGGTAAAACATTTGTTGAATCTAACCCTTTTTCTTCTCGTAAACAAAGAATTTCTAATGCTACCATTCTCGTTGTCCTCAAAGATTGTAAAAGGCTTAATTATACTTTCTCTTCGATTGCTGAAAAAAATCATATATCTCCTTCCACTGTTATCAATATCTTCGATCAATATGTTGATATGAAACCTGCTCATCTTCCTAGAGTTTTATCTATTGATGAATTTTATTTGGGTACTTTCAAAAATAAATTTGCTTGTATTTTCATCGATTGGGAATCCGCTCAAATCATTGACATTTATCCAAGCAGAAAGAAATATGACCTTTATTCATATATGCAATATATTGATAAAAAGGACTTTGAAAATGTTCAATATGTCAGTATTGATATGAATACAACTTATAGAGATTTTGCTTATCATCATTTTAAAAATATCGTTGTCATGGTTGATTCTTTTCATGTCGTTAAAAACATCAATGATGCTCTTAAAAATTTAAGAATACATATCATGTATAAGTATGATAAAGATAGTGTTGAATATTATCTTCTTATGATGAGAAAAGGTGATATTGAAGATAACTTACCTAAATTTAATAAGAAAATTGGATATATGATCAACAAACCTCAAATATTGTCATTGATACTTGATATAGATCCTTTACTAAAAAAAGCTTATCTTTGGAAAGAAAATTATTTAGACTTCAATGAGGATTATACATTTGATACTGCTTCTATAAGATATGATGAATTATATAATGAACTTAAACAAATGCGTATCAACGAATTCAAAGATGTCATAAGTTTTCTTGAAAATTGGAAAACAGAAATATTAAACTCATTTATCTACATAGATGAAAGAAGAATATCAAATGGTCCTATTGAATCTATCAACGGAAGAATAAAAGTACTTATGAAAACATCATTAAAATATAAAAATTTTGAAAGATTAAGAAACAGGATCATGTTTTGCATCAATAAAAATTCACTACCATTAATGACAAATGAAAAAAACTCACATAAAGTAGAAGGCAAAAAAAGAGGAAAGTATAAAAAAAATAAATAA
- a CDS encoding transposase, which produces MDLSSSFYCIMHSLFPHAQIICDRFHYIRLAGQNFIQSRLDACSFLHDKPLAKSIKRNLRLFYKYKKDLDNDKTWYDFHLKRYFTCASYIDYLYTLSERRNKDNCHHNTMFDSLIIMEMLDNYEIYQNLLKLIHEKHDDYKNELNRWLDYIFDTQNSYYLITAKNFRKKWFIPLLCSLSYTTIYKRRTGSYKTSFNNGFIEGMNNKIKLIKRNAYGFRYFYNLRKRIFLHLGYSYSFTYKDTKKGIPIFQ; this is translated from the coding sequence ATGGATCTCTCTTCTTCTTTTTACTGTATTATGCATTCTCTTTTTCCTCATGCCCAGATCATATGTGACAGATTCCATTATATAAGACTTGCTGGTCAGAATTTCATACAGTCAAGACTTGATGCTTGTTCTTTCCTTCATGACAAGCCTTTAGCTAAATCCATTAAAAGAAATTTGAGATTATTCTATAAATATAAAAAAGATCTGGATAATGACAAAACATGGTATGATTTTCATCTCAAAAGATATTTTACCTGTGCTTCATATATTGACTATCTTTACACTCTCAGCGAAAGAAGAAACAAGGATAACTGTCATCATAATACTATGTTTGATTCTCTCATTATTATGGAAATGCTTGACAACTATGAAATCTATCAGAATCTCTTAAAACTTATTCATGAGAAACATGATGATTATAAAAATGAATTAAACAGATGGCTTGATTATATCTTTGATACTCAAAACAGTTATTATCTTATAACTGCAAAGAACTTCAGGAAGAAATGGTTTATTCCTCTTTTGTGTTCACTTTCCTATACAACTATTTATAAAAGAAGAACAGGCTCATATAAGACAAGTTTCAATAATGGCTTTATTGAGGGTATGAACAATAAAATCAAACTTATCAAAAGAAATGCATATGGTTTCAGATATTTCTACAATTTAAGAAAGCGCATATTTTTACATCTTGGTTATTCTTACTCTTTTACTTACAAAGATACGAAAAAAGGAATCCCTATTTTTCAATAG
- a CDS encoding cohesin domain-containing protein, which produces MYKNILISIIVGLIFYSINVKALSNIDSTLNSSVNDKNVIVTLNVKKANEGIDALTGKIEYDASKLEFVEVKSANNKLKEPLYNENNGKFTILIKSDSVITPSDIVTFKFKIKNNIKGSTEIKIKQITAATSSDKKINLNDNSSIINISNTIVGNNDSKNNKTDGKIDNDGENDNTSNKIDKPNNEDKVKTDKENSDNKQTNDKIDNKKEPSELLEDSKKEYNKCIYVIVAISIILIIIICKVKKHNNN; this is translated from the coding sequence ATGTACAAAAATATATTAATAAGTATTATTGTGGGGTTAATATTTTATTCAATAAATGTAAAAGCATTAAGTAATATAGATTCAACATTAAATTCAAGTGTAAATGACAAAAATGTAATAGTTACTTTGAATGTAAAAAAAGCAAATGAAGGTATTGACGCTTTAACAGGGAAAATAGAATATGATGCATCTAAATTAGAATTTGTAGAAGTAAAAAGTGCAAATAATAAATTAAAAGAACCCTTATATAATGAAAATAACGGTAAATTCACAATATTAATAAAATCTGATTCTGTAATAACACCATCTGATATAGTGACATTTAAATTTAAAATCAAAAATAATATTAAAGGAAGTACAGAGATTAAAATAAAACAAATAACTGCAGCCACATCAAGTGATAAAAAAATAAACTTAAATGATAACTCATCTATAATTAATATTAGTAATACTATCGTAGGTAATAATGATAGCAAAAATAATAAAACTGATGGAAAAATAGATAATGATGGCGAAAATGACAATACTAGTAATAAAATAGATAAACCTAATAATGAAGATAAAGTTAAAACTGATAAAGAAAATTCAGATAATAAGCAAACTAATGATAAAATAGATAATAAAAAAGAACCCTCTGAATTATTGGAAGATTCAAAAAAAGAATATAACAAATGTATATATGTTATAGTTGCAATTTCTATTATATTAATAATTATTATATGTAAAGTAAAAAAACATAATAATAATTAA
- a CDS encoding type II toxin-antitoxin system PemK/MazF family toxin, with the protein MIKSDIKKGDIYYATLNPAIGSEQKGERPVVVLQNDCGNKYSPTVIVAPLTKIIKKEKLPTHILIHNNDFLRYNSLILLEQVRVIDKIRIFAYLGKLTEPQIQKIDKALINVFEIDIRRIEREGKDVKKF; encoded by the coding sequence ATGATTAAATCTGATATAAAAAAAGGAGATATTTATTATGCGACACTAAATCCTGCTATTGGAAGTGAGCAAAAAGGAGAAAGACCAGTGGTGGTTCTTCAAAATGATTGTGGCAATAAATATAGTCCGACTGTTATAGTTGCTCCATTAACAAAGATAATAAAAAAAGAAAAATTACCAACACATATTTTAATTCATAACAATGATTTTTTAAGGTATAATTCTTTAATTTTATTAGAGCAGGTTAGAGTAATTGATAAAATAAGAATATTTGCCTATTTAGGTAAACTAACAGAGCCTCAAATACAAAAGATAGATAAGGCTTTAATAAATGTTTTTGAAATAGATATTAGAAGAATAGAAAGAGAGGGAAAAGATGTTAAAAAATTTTAA